A single region of the Lysinibacillus sp. B2A1 genome encodes:
- a CDS encoding peptide synthetase gives MNNTRDFNLYLSHHQTQLLEQQMLVSHCTKLLNEVDLQAYQALNQTKAYYDTNTTIPEIFYQVAHQFADAIALSFEGGTMTYHQLNEQSNQVAHMLVDNGLQKGDFVAIIMERSKETIISLLGVLKAGGAYVPIDPSYPQERCQYLLNDTSALFVLTKDEHRNLLSQLIHNDAQPRVVLTVNQKESFSKENIHSNLRPSDLAYIIYTSGSTGKPKGVMLKHKAVINLITANQRIYQSTKDDVYSQFISYSFDPSVTETFTAFFSGARLHMLTSIERLSIEAFANMIALEKITTATVPNAFFTQLATYLPVEFKEKLSSLTYLSVGGEALMPAVVQRWQEKFGKYTEIINVYGPTECTVLSSYYKIKNPITDSLGSIPIGRPIANYEMYIVNSNDQLCPINVTGELCIAGAGLAAGYLHQPEKTAEVFVPHLFKAEELMYRTGDLVRLLPSGVIEFIGRKDSQIKVRGFRIELGEIEAVLSNYSSIQEAIVIAKKNTDGNNSLIAYYTVSGGMQIEQIAIREYLSNNLPEYMIPERFFELPEMPLSPTGKIDRKQLLEIEETVSLNSKYIAPKNDRQEMLAKAWEYVLGVEQVGIHDNFFHIGGHSLKVLEILVQVKKHIPFLKIQDFFQHQTIAELDYYICNYQFENHANQEMTSTVLLKELKEPNRLPVSDAVEPLPMKTVLLTGATGFLGSHVLYELLMTTNIQVYCLIRPNAHVSIEKKLYDTMQFYFKDSITTLLKDQVTVIQGDLGHQRLGLSDKDEHVIINQIDAIIHCGADVRHFGAAEQFNDVNVKGTKYLLELARRKKGIHFHYVSTLGIPEELATNNWGPDEAQGNFNYDYKLDNVYTQSKLEAENLVRQANKQAIPISIYRVGNLTCHSETGKFQRNIDDNAFYRMIKSMLYLGKTPIAHWHVDFTPINYASQALVALACQPNSNGQVFHLCNPAPLPYLDFIEMIQDLGYQLETVTAQEYTNWLLYNEHTVEAQAYLSLAIAQLEGDGASDSPFVFNCDKTQAFLAHTKISCAVPNPAFIRKLIHYGIKMEYFPKPKSVKII, from the coding sequence TTGAATAATACACGAGATTTTAATTTATATTTATCACATCATCAAACACAACTATTGGAACAGCAAATGCTAGTCTCTCATTGTACAAAGCTGTTAAATGAGGTGGATTTGCAAGCATACCAAGCATTAAATCAAACTAAAGCCTATTACGATACAAATACCACTATTCCTGAAATCTTTTATCAAGTTGCACACCAATTTGCTGATGCAATTGCCTTATCCTTCGAGGGCGGTACGATGACCTATCATCAGCTAAATGAACAATCTAATCAAGTTGCCCATATGTTAGTAGATAATGGTCTGCAAAAAGGTGATTTTGTAGCGATTATAATGGAGCGTAGTAAGGAAACAATCATTAGTCTTCTAGGAGTACTAAAAGCTGGTGGTGCCTATGTGCCCATTGACCCAAGCTATCCGCAAGAACGTTGCCAGTACCTATTGAACGATACTAGCGCCCTATTTGTCTTGACGAAAGATGAACATAGGAACTTACTGAGCCAACTTATACATAATGATGCTCAACCTCGGGTGGTGTTGACCGTCAATCAGAAGGAAAGTTTTTCAAAAGAAAATATCCACAGCAATCTACGCCCATCTGATTTAGCCTATATTATTTATACATCTGGATCCACAGGTAAACCAAAAGGTGTCATGCTCAAACATAAGGCTGTTATTAACTTAATAACAGCTAATCAGAGAATTTACCAATCCACTAAAGATGACGTCTATTCTCAATTTATCTCCTACAGTTTTGACCCTTCAGTGACAGAAACATTTACAGCTTTTTTTTCAGGTGCAAGACTACATATGCTAACAAGTATTGAACGCCTATCCATCGAAGCATTTGCTAATATGATCGCACTGGAAAAGATTACCACTGCGACTGTGCCAAATGCTTTCTTTACACAGCTTGCCACATATCTACCTGTAGAATTCAAAGAAAAATTATCGTCTCTTACATATTTATCAGTCGGTGGTGAAGCTCTAATGCCCGCTGTTGTTCAAAGATGGCAGGAGAAATTCGGTAAATATACAGAAATTATTAATGTTTATGGACCAACTGAATGCACAGTGCTATCCTCCTACTATAAGATAAAGAATCCGATAACAGACAGTCTAGGAAGCATACCAATTGGCAGACCGATTGCCAACTATGAAATGTATATTGTTAATAGTAATGATCAGCTTTGCCCAATCAATGTCACAGGTGAATTATGTATTGCAGGTGCTGGTTTAGCAGCAGGTTATTTACACCAACCTGAAAAAACAGCCGAGGTTTTTGTTCCACATCTATTTAAAGCTGAGGAATTGATGTATCGAACAGGCGATTTAGTCCGTTTATTGCCAAGCGGTGTCATTGAATTTATTGGACGGAAAGATTCGCAAATTAAAGTAAGAGGATTTCGTATTGAACTTGGGGAAATTGAAGCAGTGTTAAGCAATTACTCTAGCATTCAAGAGGCAATAGTTATAGCGAAGAAAAATACAGACGGCAATAATAGTTTAATTGCCTATTATACTGTGTCAGGTGGTATGCAAATAGAACAAATAGCCATTAGAGAGTATTTATCAAATAATTTACCAGAATATATGATTCCTGAGCGATTCTTTGAATTACCAGAGATGCCTCTGTCTCCAACAGGTAAAATTGATCGGAAGCAATTACTGGAGATAGAAGAAACTGTATCTCTAAATAGCAAATATATAGCGCCAAAAAATGATAGACAGGAAATGCTAGCCAAGGCATGGGAGTATGTACTTGGTGTTGAGCAAGTTGGCATTCACGATAACTTTTTCCACATCGGTGGACATTCGTTGAAAGTTCTAGAGATTCTTGTCCAAGTGAAAAAGCATATTCCTTTCTTAAAAATACAAGACTTCTTCCAACATCAAACTATTGCAGAGTTAGATTATTATATTTGTAATTATCAATTTGAGAATCACGCAAACCAAGAGATGACATCTACTGTCCTATTAAAGGAATTAAAGGAGCCTAACCGCCTACCAGTTTCTGATGCAGTAGAACCATTACCTATGAAAACAGTATTGCTAACTGGCGCTACTGGCTTTTTAGGAAGTCACGTATTATATGAGCTGTTAATGACAACAAATATACAGGTTTACTGCCTCATTAGACCAAATGCCCATGTATCCATTGAAAAAAAGCTTTATGATACTATGCAATTTTATTTCAAGGACAGCATCACTACACTTTTGAAAGATCAAGTGACAGTGATCCAAGGCGATTTGGGACATCAAAGGCTGGGCCTATCTGACAAAGATGAGCATGTAATTATTAATCAAATTGATGCTATCATTCATTGTGGAGCGGATGTAAGGCATTTTGGTGCAGCGGAACAATTTAATGATGTAAACGTCAAAGGCACTAAATATCTGCTGGAACTAGCTAGACGTAAAAAGGGTATTCATTTCCACTATGTTTCAACATTAGGTATTCCAGAGGAGCTTGCCACAAATAATTGGGGACCTGATGAAGCACAAGGTAACTTTAATTATGACTACAAGCTCGATAATGTATATACGCAGAGTAAGCTAGAGGCTGAGAATCTTGTACGACAGGCTAACAAGCAGGCTATTCCTATATCCATCTATCGTGTTGGGAATTTAACCTGTCATTCTGAAACTGGTAAATTCCAGCGCAATATCGATGACAATGCTTTTTATCGTATGATAAAATCCATGCTTTATTTAGGTAAGACACCTATTGCTCATTGGCACGTTGACTTTACACCAATTAATTATGCAAGCCAAGCACTAGTAGCTCTTGCATGTCAGCCTAATTCAAACGGACAAGTATTCCATTTATGTAACCCAGCTCCGTTGCCTTATCTAGACTTTATTGAAATGATTCAGGACCTTGGTTATCAGCTTGAAACTGTGACTGCACAGGAATATACGAACTGGCTTTTATATAATGAGCATACAGTGGAAGCACAGGCATATTTATCATTAGCCATTGCACAGCTAGAAGGTGATGGAGCAAGTGATTCACCATTTGTCTTTAATTGTGATAAAACACAAGCGTTTTTAGCACATACGAAAATTTCATGTGCAGTACCCAATCCAGCCTTTATTCGCAAGTTGATTCATTACGGCATCAAAATGGAATATTTCCCTAAGCCAAAGTCTGTAAAAATCATATGA
- a CDS encoding methyl-accepting chemotaxis protein: MKKSKKQHMSISRKLTTIVISILLLFGLVNLGLSYYIVKNSNLKDMNQSLFDKGMILAKTIDLKTLQSIIKEPNASNPDVLRLTKEMDDINDHSDIITNLYLITVDGDNIKAPVLSSSILDFGAEYNQDMIAMGLSDDFLARIKEIFDTKEATATNIYSDEYGSYKTGLTPILDENGTILAAYAIDYDVSMVTAKAMSEVLWFLLVTVIFLIGSSIAVYTVLKRKITPIQHLSLQSRKVAEGNLELEPLPVISTDEVGLLTENFNSMIENLKAVIKSTTNVSARVSNTANILSTNMQEATDSYNSVASSMQEIAGGADLQVQKAKESSITIEEMSMGIQRIAMTSNQISESSILASEEAEKGNDSTNKSVAQMNAISKAVNQSAASVKMLGEHSGKIEEIVGIITGIASQTNLLALNAAIEAARAGEAGSGFAVVADEVRKLAEQSEASAREISTLISHIQHDTNASVNVMMHAVKEVDNGLVMINDSEKSFSHILTSIHHVTGQIQELSATIEEMAAGMEEVTLAVKDMEDFSVGSRDNTRAVAETSSSQLNTVQRVSEEAQVLTDLSSELLNVVNSFVVK; this comes from the coding sequence ATGAAGAAAAGTAAGAAACAGCACATGTCCATCAGTAGGAAGTTAACAACTATTGTAATAAGTATTTTATTACTATTTGGATTAGTCAATCTAGGTCTATCCTATTATATAGTAAAGAATAGTAATTTAAAAGATATGAATCAATCTCTTTTTGATAAAGGAATGATCTTAGCAAAGACTATAGATCTAAAAACATTGCAATCTATTATAAAGGAGCCTAATGCTAGTAATCCAGATGTTCTTCGTTTAACAAAAGAAATGGATGATATAAACGATCACTCTGATATTATTACAAATCTATACCTTATAACGGTAGATGGAGACAATATAAAAGCGCCTGTTCTATCCTCAAGCATACTGGATTTTGGGGCGGAGTATAACCAAGATATGATAGCTATGGGCTTATCAGATGACTTTTTAGCAAGAATTAAAGAAATTTTTGACACAAAAGAAGCGACCGCTACAAACATTTATTCAGATGAGTATGGTAGCTACAAAACAGGCCTTACACCAATTTTGGATGAAAATGGAACAATCTTAGCCGCATATGCAATTGACTACGATGTATCAATGGTAACGGCTAAGGCGATGTCAGAGGTATTATGGTTTCTTTTAGTGACAGTGATTTTCTTAATTGGTTCTTCCATTGCTGTTTATACAGTTTTAAAAAGAAAAATAACACCAATTCAGCATCTTTCCCTACAATCTAGAAAAGTGGCAGAGGGCAATTTAGAGCTAGAGCCCTTACCTGTGATATCAACAGATGAAGTGGGTCTACTCACAGAAAACTTTAATTCTATGATTGAAAATTTGAAAGCAGTTATTAAAAGCACTACAAATGTTTCCGCACGTGTTTCAAACACTGCCAATATATTATCTACCAATATGCAAGAAGCAACAGATTCATACAATAGTGTAGCTTCATCGATGCAAGAGATTGCTGGAGGTGCTGATTTACAAGTCCAAAAAGCAAAAGAAAGCTCGATTACCATTGAGGAAATGAGCATGGGTATTCAACGAATTGCCATGACCTCCAATCAAATATCAGAATCCTCAATCCTAGCATCTGAGGAAGCTGAAAAAGGAAATGACTCGACAAATAAATCTGTAGCTCAAATGAATGCGATTAGTAAAGCAGTGAATCAATCAGCAGCATCCGTAAAAATGCTTGGCGAACATTCAGGTAAAATTGAAGAAATCGTTGGTATTATTACAGGTATCGCCTCTCAAACGAATTTATTGGCATTGAATGCAGCCATTGAAGCAGCTCGTGCTGGTGAAGCAGGAAGTGGCTTTGCTGTTGTAGCTGATGAAGTTCGCAAGCTTGCAGAGCAATCTGAGGCATCCGCTCGTGAAATTTCCACGCTTATCTCACATATTCAGCATGATACAAATGCATCTGTAAATGTGATGATGCATGCTGTGAAGGAAGTGGATAATGGTCTGGTCATGATTAATGATTCTGAAAAATCATTTAGTCATATTTTAACTTCAATCCACCATGTTACTGGACAAATACAAGAACTATCCGCAACAATAGAAGAAATGGCCGCCGGTATGGAAGAAGTAACCTTAGCTGTAAAGGATATGGAAGATTTCTCTGTAGGTTCAAGAGATAATACACGAGCAGTCGCTGAAACTTCTTCTTCTCAACTGAATACCGTACAAAGAGTTTCTGAAGAAGCTCAAGTATTAACTGATTTGTCTAGTGAATTATTAAATGTTGTTAACTCATTTGTCGTAAAATAA